In Magnetospirillum sp. XM-1, a single window of DNA contains:
- a CDS encoding TetR/AcrR family transcriptional regulator has product MARTIGSHGPRTMEAIRKAGLKLIYEHGFEAMSLRQLAAEVGIQVGSLYNHISTKEDLLYDLIRAHMDELFLQFDAAMAAVEGQGAEERLRAFVAFHVTYHIVRKREVFIGASELRSLEPNHYEEIVTLRRRYERRLIDILDQGEAAGLFRCGDAHVAAYGILSMLTGVCTWFRPHGRLSKEQVIAIYSDQVLGGLMGARGQ; this is encoded by the coding sequence ATGGCCCGCACCATCGGTTCCCACGGCCCCCGCACCATGGAGGCCATCCGCAAGGCGGGTCTGAAGCTGATCTACGAGCATGGTTTCGAGGCCATGAGCCTGCGCCAGCTGGCGGCCGAGGTCGGCATCCAGGTGGGCTCGCTGTACAATCACATCAGCACCAAGGAAGACCTGCTCTACGACCTGATCCGCGCCCATATGGACGAGCTGTTCCTGCAGTTCGACGCCGCCATGGCGGCGGTGGAGGGGCAGGGGGCGGAAGAGCGTCTGCGGGCGTTCGTGGCCTTCCACGTCACCTATCACATCGTGCGCAAGCGCGAGGTGTTCATCGGCGCCTCGGAGCTGCGTTCGCTCGAGCCCAATCACTACGAAGAGATCGTCACCCTGCGGCGGCGCTACGAGCGCCGGCTGATCGACATCCTGGACCAGGGCGAGGCGGCCGGCCTGTTCCGCTGCGGCGACGCCCATGTGGCCGCCTATGGCATCCTCAGCATGCTGACCGGCGTATGCACCTGGTTCCGGCCCCATGGCCGCCTGAGCAAGGAACAGGTCATCGCCATCTATTCCGATCAGGTGCTGGGCGGATTGATGGGCGCCCGTGGGCAGTGA
- a CDS encoding response regulator transcription factor, with amino-acid sequence MIKVMVVEDDPDLCGSICRYLSLVGMNVQRAGSGAEMDALLPDFVPDLLVLDVNLPGEDGFSIAARLRSASKVGIIMLTARGQLDDRVLGLTAGADAYLVKPVQFRELEAVIHSLTRRLNEPAAEEKRESREDGNQTWGFDAASWSLITPSGQRVPLTNAEYRVLQTLTQEPGASVARDDIAAALGKSIGGYDDRSIDAVMARLRRKVNAATGENLPVRAVRSVGYVFAAPVEARARQAS; translated from the coding sequence ATGATCAAGGTAATGGTCGTCGAGGACGATCCTGATCTGTGCGGGTCGATCTGCCGCTATCTGTCCCTGGTGGGCATGAATGTCCAGCGTGCGGGGTCGGGGGCGGAAATGGACGCCCTTCTGCCGGATTTCGTGCCGGACCTGCTGGTGCTCGACGTCAACCTTCCGGGCGAGGACGGCTTTTCCATCGCCGCCCGGCTGCGCTCGGCCAGCAAGGTGGGCATCATCATGCTGACCGCTCGCGGGCAGCTGGACGACCGGGTCCTGGGCCTGACCGCCGGTGCCGACGCCTATCTGGTCAAGCCGGTGCAGTTCCGGGAGCTGGAGGCGGTGATCCACAGCCTGACGCGGCGCCTGAACGAGCCCGCCGCCGAGGAAAAGCGCGAAAGCCGCGAGGATGGGAACCAGACCTGGGGCTTCGACGCCGCCAGCTGGTCGCTGATCACCCCGTCGGGCCAGCGGGTGCCGCTGACCAACGCCGAGTACCGGGTGCTGCAGACCCTGACCCAGGAGCCGGGCGCCTCGGTGGCGCGCGACGACATCGCCGCCGCGCTGGGCAAGAGCATCGGCGGCTATGACGACCGCAGCATCGACGCGGTGATGGCCCGGCTGCGCCGCAAGGTCAACGCCGCCACCGGCGAGAACCTGCCGGTGCGCGCCGTCCGTTCCGTGGGCTACGTCTTCGCCGCGCCGGTCGAGGCCCGCGCCCGCCAGGCCTCTTAG
- a CDS encoding 7TM-DISM domain-containing protein, which translates to MHWRWVAQVTLVLFVALGSMVFAGGRAVAGLNLSAETRVEPISGHWSALRDPSAELDIDDVTKSEAAVGFKPLPGDLAAGYDGAVWWLRTEIRRGADAPSHWLLEVEPPYLDQVGLFIEDERGVLRAFAAGDRVRFDARPLPYRTFVFPIRLDDDLPHRVYLRIKSTSSVNVTARLLSPEGFALSAAHRDLAHGLAHGATIIIILFALVQFAVGRDRLHLGFLAYAIPLELMYLAIGGFASQMIVPAFPLVADQMLGISACLAIGGGMVFASQVLDFEHHFPRMERIYTWTGRGCQWAAVSVPLGLYWLAAPVVQSLVLVSFFITAFLAMRRSLAGDGVARWYMVAFLFPIMVNMFVVARVLGLVTTPIEMDLVAHFAASTHMLLIGCGLVWYSAGIEADRRRAGQQQLEAAYQIERALEERVSLRTRELAESNATLAREIAERRAAEDRVTDRERQVRAILEAAPFPMVVSSFPDGEIISLNGPAAELLNVPADQAVGMMSVEFYAEPSERGPMIAQLHQSGAVLGHELRLRRMPRMQRWVLLSVVRFSYGGRDCVLACLNDITTRKQLEDALRLTGRRAEAALEAERQALREQRNFLAMVSHEFRVPLAIIEAASQLLNIYLGANGEAEEEVAKIRRAVRRMSELIDVCLADDRIDSSSLQVHADRLDVARMLADICDDKRPFAGERDLVLHAPGRADVMADWTLLRIAFSNLIDNALKFSPGGSPVTIEVTVEDDAVRVRIADQGPGIAVEEQSRIFEKFYRSTKSDRIRGAGLGLYIVKRIMDLHGAAISVDSERGRGTVFDIWLSAGNEIRLSGVIPKR; encoded by the coding sequence ATGCATTGGAGATGGGTGGCGCAAGTAACGCTCGTTTTGTTCGTGGCGCTTGGATCGATGGTGTTCGCGGGGGGACGGGCCGTCGCCGGTCTGAATCTTTCCGCCGAAACCAGGGTGGAGCCGATATCCGGCCACTGGTCGGCGCTGCGGGACCCCTCCGCCGAGCTCGATATCGACGATGTGACCAAATCCGAGGCGGCCGTGGGGTTCAAGCCGCTGCCGGGCGACCTTGCCGCCGGCTATGACGGCGCCGTATGGTGGCTGAGGACGGAGATTCGGCGCGGCGCCGACGCGCCCTCCCATTGGCTGCTGGAGGTCGAGCCCCCCTATCTGGATCAGGTCGGCCTGTTCATCGAGGACGAGCGGGGGGTATTGCGCGCCTTCGCCGCCGGCGACCGCGTCCGTTTCGATGCCCGTCCCTTGCCTTATCGCACCTTCGTCTTCCCCATCCGTCTGGACGACGACTTGCCCCATCGGGTCTACCTGCGGATCAAGTCCACGAGTTCCGTGAACGTCACGGCGCGCCTTCTGTCACCCGAGGGATTCGCCCTCAGCGCCGCCCATCGGGACCTGGCCCACGGTCTGGCCCATGGCGCGACGATCATCATCATCCTGTTCGCGCTGGTGCAGTTCGCGGTGGGGCGGGACCGGCTTCATCTCGGATTTCTTGCCTATGCAATTCCGTTGGAACTGATGTATCTGGCGATCGGCGGCTTCGCGTCCCAGATGATCGTTCCCGCCTTTCCCCTGGTGGCCGACCAGATGCTGGGGATCTCGGCCTGTCTGGCCATCGGCGGCGGCATGGTCTTCGCGTCGCAGGTCCTGGATTTCGAGCATCACTTTCCCAGGATGGAGCGGATCTACACCTGGACCGGCCGGGGCTGCCAGTGGGCGGCGGTGTCGGTGCCGCTCGGCTTGTATTGGCTGGCGGCGCCGGTGGTCCAGTCGCTGGTCCTGGTGTCGTTCTTCATCACGGCCTTTCTCGCCATGAGGCGGTCGCTGGCCGGCGATGGCGTCGCCCGGTGGTACATGGTGGCCTTCCTGTTTCCCATCATGGTCAACATGTTCGTGGTGGCCCGCGTCCTCGGCCTTGTCACCACGCCCATCGAGATGGATCTGGTCGCCCATTTCGCGGCCAGCACCCACATGCTGCTCATCGGCTGCGGGCTGGTGTGGTACAGCGCCGGAATCGAGGCCGACCGCCGCCGTGCCGGCCAGCAGCAGTTGGAGGCCGCCTATCAGATCGAACGGGCGCTGGAGGAGCGGGTCAGCCTGCGTACCAGGGAGCTGGCTGAATCCAACGCCACCCTGGCGCGCGAAATCGCCGAGCGCCGGGCCGCCGAGGACCGTGTCACCGACCGCGAACGGCAGGTACGCGCCATTCTCGAAGCCGCGCCGTTTCCCATGGTGGTCTCGAGCTTTCCCGACGGAGAGATCATCTCCCTGAACGGCCCGGCCGCCGAGCTTCTCAATGTTCCGGCCGACCAGGCGGTCGGCATGATGAGCGTGGAATTCTATGCCGAGCCGTCGGAACGGGGGCCGATGATCGCCCAGCTCCACCAGAGCGGCGCCGTCCTCGGGCATGAACTGCGCCTGCGGCGGATGCCGCGCATGCAGCGCTGGGTCCTGCTGTCGGTGGTGCGTTTCAGCTATGGCGGCCGGGATTGCGTGCTGGCCTGCCTGAACGACATCACCACCCGCAAGCAGCTCGAGGATGCCCTGCGGCTGACCGGGCGTCGGGCGGAGGCCGCGCTGGAGGCGGAGCGCCAGGCCCTGCGCGAGCAGCGCAACTTCCTGGCGATGGTCTCGCACGAGTTCAGGGTTCCGCTGGCCATCATCGAGGCGGCGTCGCAATTGCTGAACATCTATCTGGGTGCCAACGGGGAGGCGGAGGAGGAGGTGGCGAAGATCCGCCGGGCCGTGCGGCGCATGTCGGAACTCATCGACGTCTGCCTGGCGGACGACCGGATCGATTCGTCTTCCTTGCAGGTGCATGCCGACCGGCTCGACGTGGCCCGCATGCTGGCCGACATCTGCGACGACAAGCGGCCCTTCGCCGGTGAGCGCGATCTTGTCCTGCATGCGCCGGGCCGGGCCGACGTGATGGCCGATTGGACTCTATTGCGGATCGCGTTTTCCAATCTGATCGACAATGCGCTAAAGTTCTCGCCAGGCGGCTCCCCGGTGACCATCGAGGTCACCGTAGAAGACGACGCGGTCCGGGTCCGGATCGCCGACCAGGGACCGGGAATCGCCGTGGAGGAGCAGTCGCGGATCTTCGAGAAATTCTACCGCTCCACCAAGTCCGACCGCATACGCGGCGCCGGTCTGGGGCTTTACATCGTCAAGCGGATCATGGACCTGCACGGGGCAGCCATTTCCGTGGACAGCGAAAGGGGCCGGGGAACCGTATTCGATATTTGGTTGTCCGCCGGCAATGAGATACGTCTAAGCGGAGTAATACCTAAGCGCTAA
- a CDS encoding TonB-dependent receptor domain-containing protein: MRKLPVLAALMAIGEQSEAGEPPKLLPDQSFVDTRYMPRHAGQDVPPLMLLTDLPVAEPLMPAKTAWPVEFFAQRRAVAAAASNNAVLTGGFQGNGNVSTEAGLANTEIGDGSVWGGLRHDHVKPYEDGAGQRVNYGYDRVNSQLAASWRPAPQSRLSGFVMRDAFSNHRIPNYGIDATRLDRYLATTVFEHKPVESKLDRIETGIVFDALSYDADNTSLRDRGSLGLKYNGLWATTRGLARGEFTTGAFRNTVTADFGLLKYNIDIDALYPAQGQAVHRMPDVQTLQAGLTWATATRLSPQDSLAAALRLDAIHSDANDRSQMPPVSGSGATSFQVTPQQLWNSYYGNNNKSSPSNLNLSGRVLLAHDTEDKTGRLHMDLRRAVRSPDAGERFYASSGPAALTQVGNPQLDPEAHHRLEFGVRQDFGGFKGNFAPGNPAGSWRVAATGYGDRVVDFITADRAHGQPGILKSDGAIVYRNVEAYLAGAALEGWWQMSESWSARARLSWTRGENLTDSRPLYQIAPLDGEMVVEHRRELAPDTVGSVGARLSFAASQNRIDAYTSSGSGQDTAGATAGWALLDLFAGAALGSRAAITAGIANLLDKHYHLHVNPLPQSPTTKLQWAPGRSAFVQASVSF; encoded by the coding sequence TTGCGCAAGCTGCCGGTCCTGGCGGCGCTGATGGCGATTGGCGAGCAGTCGGAGGCGGGCGAGCCGCCCAAGCTGCTGCCCGATCAGTCCTTCGTCGACACCCGCTACATGCCGCGCCATGCCGGACAGGACGTCCCGCCCCTCATGCTGCTGACCGACCTGCCGGTGGCCGAGCCGCTGATGCCGGCCAAGACCGCCTGGCCCGTCGAATTTTTCGCCCAGCGCCGGGCCGTGGCGGCGGCGGCATCGAACAATGCCGTGCTGACCGGCGGTTTCCAGGGCAACGGCAACGTCTCGACCGAAGCCGGCCTGGCCAATACCGAGATCGGCGACGGCTCGGTCTGGGGCGGCCTGCGCCACGACCACGTCAAGCCCTACGAGGACGGAGCCGGCCAGCGGGTCAATTACGGCTATGACCGCGTCAACAGCCAACTGGCCGCCAGCTGGCGCCCCGCCCCGCAAAGCCGCCTGTCCGGCTTCGTCATGCGCGACGCCTTCTCCAATCACCGCATTCCCAATTACGGCATCGACGCCACCCGCCTGGACCGCTATCTCGCCACCACGGTGTTCGAGCACAAGCCGGTGGAGTCCAAGCTGGACCGCATCGAGACCGGCATCGTCTTCGACGCACTCAGCTACGACGCCGACAACACCTCGCTGCGCGACCGGGGCAGCCTGGGCCTCAAGTACAACGGCCTGTGGGCCACCACCCGCGGCCTGGCCCGCGGCGAGTTCACCACCGGGGCCTTCCGCAACACGGTGACCGCCGATTTCGGCCTGTTGAAGTACAATATCGACATCGACGCCCTGTATCCGGCCCAGGGTCAGGCGGTCCACCGCATGCCCGACGTCCAGACCCTGCAGGCCGGCCTGACCTGGGCCACCGCCACCCGGCTGTCGCCCCAGGATTCGCTGGCCGCCGCCCTTCGCCTCGACGCCATCCATTCCGACGCCAACGACCGCAGCCAGATGCCGCCGGTGTCAGGCAGCGGCGCCACGTCCTTCCAGGTCACGCCGCAGCAATTGTGGAACAGCTATTACGGCAACAACAACAAGTCCAGCCCGTCCAACCTCAACCTCAGCGGTCGCGTCCTGCTGGCCCACGACACCGAGGATAAGACCGGGCGGCTGCACATGGATTTGCGGCGCGCCGTGCGCAGCCCCGACGCCGGCGAGCGCTTCTACGCCAGTTCCGGCCCCGCCGCCCTCACCCAGGTGGGCAACCCCCAGCTCGATCCCGAGGCCCATCACCGCCTGGAATTCGGGGTGCGACAGGATTTCGGCGGCTTCAAGGGCAATTTCGCGCCGGGCAATCCGGCGGGATCGTGGCGGGTGGCGGCCACCGGCTACGGCGACCGGGTGGTGGACTTCATCACCGCCGACCGCGCCCATGGCCAGCCCGGCATCCTGAAAAGCGACGGCGCCATCGTCTACCGCAACGTCGAGGCCTATCTGGCCGGCGCCGCCCTGGAGGGCTGGTGGCAGATGTCCGAATCCTGGTCGGCGCGGGCCAGGCTGTCATGGACCCGGGGCGAGAATCTCACCGATTCCCGCCCGCTCTACCAGATTGCCCCGCTGGACGGCGAGATGGTGGTCGAGCATCGGCGCGAGCTGGCCCCGGATACCGTGGGATCGGTGGGGGCGCGGCTCAGCTTCGCCGCCAGCCAGAACCGCATCGACGCCTACACCTCGTCCGGCTCGGGCCAGGACACGGCTGGCGCGACGGCCGGCTGGGCCCTGCTCGACCTGTTCGCCGGAGCGGCGCTGGGCAGCCGGGCGGCCATCACCGCCGGCATCGCCAACCTGCTGGACAAGCACTATCACCTGCACGTCAACCCGCTGCCGCAAAGTCCCACCACCAAACTGCAGTGGGCTCCGGGTCGCAGCGCCTTCGTCCAGGCGTCGGTCAGCTTCTGA
- a CDS encoding HD domain-containing phosphohydrolase has product MAMPMPAAEHSRKILVAVVDAHAGHRQQVAAALTSFYQVAAFEQFDQAMESLSGSPPCVVLLDEKALPRLGGDPIATARRLLKGVPIIRTLARPIQQLGSAAYDTDACLEKPYRRSTLIKTISGLVNKSVEAGWENLAPHYKESLRRTVDSFNNISDLIDKGEPLVYQEINEACGPLVDAVSNHDFKVILNGVKGHDNYSYVHSLRVATLLSLFGHTIGLKGDDLSLLASGGLLHDIGKMTIPHEVLNKPGRLDDGELQVMRSHVPKSVDYLKLCESLPKGVLTIAAQHHEKLDGNGYPGQLKGSQLNELARMASIVDIFGALTDRRVYKEPMSPEDALTLMTERMGGEIDLSLLALFRAMLLDAATPTA; this is encoded by the coding sequence ATGGCCATGCCCATGCCGGCCGCGGAGCATTCCCGCAAGATTCTGGTGGCGGTGGTGGACGCCCATGCCGGCCATCGCCAGCAGGTGGCCGCCGCCCTGACGTCGTTCTATCAGGTGGCGGCGTTCGAGCAGTTCGACCAGGCCATGGAGAGCCTGTCGGGATCGCCGCCCTGCGTGGTGCTGCTGGACGAAAAGGCGCTGCCTCGCCTGGGGGGTGATCCCATCGCGACCGCCCGCAGGCTGTTGAAAGGGGTGCCCATCATCCGCACGCTGGCCCGCCCCATCCAGCAGCTGGGCAGCGCCGCCTATGACACCGACGCCTGTCTGGAAAAGCCCTATCGCCGTTCGACCCTGATCAAGACCATCTCGGGGCTGGTCAATAAATCGGTGGAGGCGGGCTGGGAGAATTTGGCGCCGCACTACAAGGAATCGCTGCGCCGCACGGTGGACAGCTTCAACAACATCTCGGACCTGATCGACAAGGGCGAACCCCTGGTCTACCAGGAGATCAACGAGGCTTGCGGCCCGCTGGTCGACGCGGTCAGCAACCACGATTTCAAGGTGATCCTCAACGGGGTCAAGGGCCACGACAACTACTCCTACGTCCACTCGCTGCGGGTGGCGACGCTGTTGTCGCTGTTCGGCCATACCATCGGGCTCAAGGGCGACGACCTCAGCCTGCTGGCCAGCGGCGGATTGCTGCACGACATCGGCAAGATGACCATCCCGCACGAGGTGCTGAACAAGCCCGGCCGCCTCGACGACGGCGAATTGCAGGTGATGCGCAGCCATGTGCCGAAATCGGTGGATTACCTGAAGCTGTGCGAAAGCCTGCCCAAGGGCGTGCTGACCATCGCCGCCCAGCACCACGAGAAGCTGGACGGCAACGGCTATCCCGGCCAGCTCAAGGGCTCGCAGTTGAACGAGTTGGCCCGCATGGCCTCCATCGTCGACATCTTCGGGGCACTGACCGACCGCCGGGTCTACAAGGAGCCCATGTCGCCGGAAGATGCGCTGACCTTGATGACCGAGCGCATGGGCGGCGAGATCGACCTGTCCCTCCTGGCCCTGTTCCGCGCCATGCTGCTGGACGCCGCCACGCCGACGGCGTGA
- the phbB gene encoding acetoacetyl-CoA reductase → MGRLAIVTGGTRGIGREISVTLKKAGYKVVANYGGNDEAAAKFTAETGIPAMKWDVGSYPACEAAIAKIVAEHGPVEIIVNNAGITRDATLHRMSYQMWEDVIHTNLTSCFNMARLTIDSMRERGFGRIVNIGSINGQAGQYGQVNYAAAKSGIHGFTKALAQEGAAKNITVNAIAPGYVDTDMVRAVPPAVLEKIIAKIPVGRLGRAEDIARCVMFLIADEADFITGSTLSVNGGQHMY, encoded by the coding sequence ATGGGTCGTTTAGCAATTGTGACCGGCGGTACCCGCGGCATCGGCCGCGAGATTTCGGTGACCCTGAAGAAGGCCGGCTACAAGGTGGTGGCCAATTACGGCGGAAATGACGAGGCGGCCGCCAAGTTCACCGCCGAGACCGGCATTCCCGCCATGAAGTGGGACGTCGGCAGCTACCCCGCCTGCGAGGCCGCCATCGCCAAGATCGTCGCCGAGCACGGCCCGGTGGAGATTATCGTCAACAACGCCGGCATCACCCGTGACGCCACCCTGCATCGCATGAGCTATCAGATGTGGGAAGACGTGATCCACACCAACCTGACCTCGTGCTTCAACATGGCGCGCCTCACCATCGATTCCATGCGCGAGCGGGGCTTCGGCCGCATCGTCAACATCGGCTCCATCAACGGCCAGGCCGGCCAGTACGGCCAGGTGAACTACGCCGCCGCCAAGTCCGGCATCCACGGCTTCACCAAGGCCCTGGCCCAGGAAGGCGCCGCCAAGAACATCACCGTCAACGCCATCGCGCCGGGCTATGTGGACACCGACATGGTCCGCGCCGTGCCGCCGGCGGTGCTGGAGAAGATCATCGCCAAGATCCCGGTGGGCCGTCTGGGCCGCGCCGAGGACATCGCGCGCTGCGTCATGTTCCTGATCGCCGACGAGGCCGATTTCATCACCGGCTCGACCCTGTCGGTCAACGGCGGCCAGCACATGTACTGA
- a CDS encoding acetyl-CoA C-acetyltransferase, with the protein MTDIVIAAATRTAVGSFSGSLAGLQAAQLGEIVIREALKRAGVEAGAVDEVLLGHILSAGCGQNTARQAAIRAGVPAEATAMAINQLCGSGLRAVALGFQAIKLGDSNIVVAGGQESMSNAQHAAFLRGGVKMGGLEFADTMIKDGLTDAFSPIHMGITAENLAEKYQITREEQDIFALASQNKAEAAQKAGRFKDQITPVTIMVKREEKQFDTDEFIRIGATMDQIAKPKPAFKKDGTVTAANASGINDGAAALVLMTAKEADKRGIKPLARIAGWATAGTDPNTMGYGPVPATQKLLAKLGWKHEDLDLIEANEAFAAQAIAVNKGMGWDTSKVNVNGGAIAIGHPIGASGARILVDLLYEMARRDAKKGLATLCIGGGMGISLCVER; encoded by the coding sequence ATGACCGACATTGTTATCGCCGCCGCCACCCGTACCGCCGTTGGCTCGTTCAGCGGCTCGCTGGCCGGCCTTCAGGCGGCCCAGCTGGGCGAGATCGTCATCCGCGAGGCGCTGAAGCGCGCCGGAGTCGAGGCCGGGGCCGTCGACGAGGTTCTTCTGGGCCACATCCTGTCCGCCGGCTGCGGCCAGAACACCGCCCGCCAGGCCGCCATCAGGGCCGGCGTGCCGGCCGAAGCCACCGCCATGGCCATCAACCAGCTGTGCGGCTCGGGCCTGCGCGCCGTGGCGCTGGGCTTCCAGGCCATCAAGCTGGGCGATTCCAACATCGTCGTCGCCGGCGGCCAGGAAAGCATGAGCAACGCCCAGCACGCGGCGTTCCTGCGCGGCGGCGTCAAGATGGGCGGCCTGGAATTCGCCGACACCATGATCAAGGACGGCCTGACCGACGCCTTCAGCCCGATCCACATGGGCATCACCGCCGAGAATCTGGCCGAGAAGTACCAGATCACCCGCGAGGAGCAGGACATCTTCGCCCTGGCCTCCCAGAACAAGGCCGAGGCCGCCCAGAAGGCCGGCCGCTTCAAGGACCAGATCACCCCGGTGACCATCATGGTCAAGCGCGAGGAGAAGCAGTTCGACACGGACGAGTTCATCCGCATCGGCGCCACCATGGACCAGATCGCCAAGCCGAAGCCCGCCTTCAAGAAGGACGGCACGGTGACCGCCGCCAACGCGTCCGGCATCAATGACGGCGCCGCCGCCCTGGTGCTGATGACCGCCAAGGAGGCCGACAAGCGCGGCATCAAGCCGCTGGCCCGCATCGCCGGCTGGGCCACCGCCGGCACCGATCCCAACACCATGGGCTACGGCCCGGTCCCCGCCACCCAGAAGCTGCTGGCCAAGCTGGGCTGGAAGCACGAGGACCTGGACCTGATCGAGGCCAACGAGGCCTTCGCCGCCCAGGCCATCGCCGTCAACAAGGGCATGGGCTGGGACACCTCGAAGGTCAACGTCAACGGCGGCGCCATCGCCATCGGCCACCCCATCGGCGCCTCGGGCGCCCGCATCCTGGTGGACCTGCTGTACGAAATGGCCCGCCGCGACGCCAAGAAGGGCTTGGCCACGCTGTGCATCGGCGGCGGCATGGGCATCTCGCTCTGCGTCGAGCGCTGA
- a CDS encoding alpha/beta fold hydrolase — MVEAGRNLTQSLAEAGPDAWTRLDAEVAAESARRHDSFLAGIEAYRHHPYRRALDPAPEVWRQGTTSLRDYRQPGCDGPPVLVVPSLINRAYILDLSQKRSLMRYLAAKGLAPFLVDWDAPGEAERSFTLTDYIAGRLEAALDEVVRLTGKKAAAVGYCMGGLLALALAQRRPDAVSALVLLATPFDFVVGREANSVLMKALAQPMGTLIDGVGEVPVDMLQAMFAGLDPGLAVRKFTAFARLNGKSAAARDFVALEDWANDGVPLAGPVARECLFGWYGENDPAQGRWCIEGSPVNPESVTVPTLVMIPKRDRIVPPVSALPLWERIPSAKLMRLAGGHVGMLTGPRAKTEVYGPLMRWLHRRAGN, encoded by the coding sequence TTGGTGGAGGCGGGCCGAAACCTGACGCAAAGCCTCGCGGAGGCCGGACCCGACGCCTGGACCCGGCTTGACGCGGAGGTCGCCGCCGAATCGGCGCGTCGCCATGATTCCTTCCTGGCGGGGATAGAGGCCTATCGCCACCACCCCTATCGCCGCGCCCTCGACCCGGCCCCGGAAGTCTGGCGCCAGGGCACCACGTCCTTGCGCGACTACCGCCAGCCCGGATGCGACGGCCCGCCGGTGCTGGTGGTGCCCTCGCTGATCAACCGCGCCTACATCCTGGACCTTTCGCAAAAGCGCAGCCTGATGCGCTATCTCGCCGCCAAGGGACTGGCCCCGTTCCTGGTGGATTGGGACGCGCCGGGCGAGGCGGAGCGGAGCTTCACCCTGACCGACTACATCGCCGGCCGCCTGGAAGCGGCGCTGGACGAGGTGGTGCGCCTGACAGGGAAAAAAGCGGCGGCGGTGGGCTATTGCATGGGCGGCCTGCTGGCCCTGGCCCTGGCCCAGCGGCGGCCCGACGCGGTGTCGGCCCTGGTGCTGCTGGCCACCCCCTTCGACTTCGTGGTGGGGCGCGAGGCCAATTCCGTGCTGATGAAGGCCCTGGCCCAGCCCATGGGAACCCTGATCGACGGAGTGGGCGAAGTGCCGGTGGACATGCTCCAGGCCATGTTCGCCGGACTGGACCCCGGCCTCGCCGTGCGCAAGTTCACCGCCTTCGCCCGCCTGAATGGCAAAAGCGCCGCCGCCCGCGACTTTGTCGCGCTGGAGGATTGGGCCAATGACGGCGTGCCGCTGGCCGGTCCGGTGGCGCGCGAATGCCTGTTCGGCTGGTACGGGGAAAATGATCCCGCCCAGGGGCGCTGGTGTATCGAAGGCAGTCCTGTCAACCCCGAGAGTGTTACGGTTCCCACCCTGGTGATGATCCCCAAGCGGGACAGGATTGTGCCGCCGGTCTCAGCTTTACCATTGTGGGAACGCATCCCAAGTGCCAAGCTGATGCGGTTGGCCGGTGGACATGTTGGCATGTTGACCGGACCACGCGCCAAGACCGAGGTCTATGGGCCGCTCATGCGCTGGCTGCACCGCAGGGCAGGCAATTAG
- the phaR gene encoding polyhydroxyalkanoate synthesis repressor PhaR: MSESQTSAKAPITIKKYANRRLYNTATSSYVTLDHLSQMVKDGDDFVVYDAKTGEDITRSVLTQIIVEEESKGGQNLLPISFLRQLIGFYGDSLGGLVPRYLEYSMQAFSHNETQMRDYMRNALEGMFPFGPFEEMGKKNMAFMESAMKMFSPFYPQGADGSSPKVEDLQASVSALQKQIDQLTKKK, from the coding sequence ATGTCAGAGTCCCAGACCTCCGCCAAGGCCCCGATCACGATCAAGAAGTACGCCAACCGTCGCCTGTACAACACGGCGACCAGCAGCTACGTCACCCTGGACCATCTGTCGCAGATGGTGAAGGACGGCGACGACTTCGTGGTCTACGACGCCAAGACGGGCGAGGATATCACCCGCTCTGTCCTGACCCAGATCATCGTCGAGGAAGAATCCAAGGGCGGACAGAACCTGCTGCCCATCAGCTTCCTGCGCCAGTTGATCGGCTTCTACGGCGATTCGCTGGGCGGGCTGGTGCCGCGCTACCTGGAATATTCCATGCAGGCCTTCTCCCACAACGAGACCCAGATGCGCGACTACATGCGCAACGCGCTGGAAGGGATGTTTCCCTTCGGTCCGTTCGAGGAGATGGGTAAGAAGAACATGGCCTTCATGGAAAGCGCCATGAAGATGTTCAGCCCCTTCTACCCCCAGGGCGCCGACGGCTCGTCGCCCAAGGTCGAGGATCTGCAGGCCAGCGTGTCGGCCCTGCAAAAGCAGATCGACCAGTTGACCAAGAAGAAGTAG